The Xanthobacter flavus genome includes a window with the following:
- a CDS encoding LysR substrate-binding domain-containing protein, with amino-acid sequence MTLEQLKVFVAVARALHMTRAAETLNMTQSAVSASVAALEASCGVALFHRVGRRIELTEAGRVFVPEAEAVLARAGAAETILADLSGLRRGRLSIHASQTIANYWLGPLLNRFHKLYPDIALEVVIGNTAQVASAVRAGEADLGFVEGEVEEALLARVTVPGDRLVLVVAAHDPCADLKALTPADLLDMNFVLREPGSGTRQVFEDALRVSGVDPSRLKVVLELPSNEAVVSAVAAGAGATVISDLVTASGLAMGTLKQLPLTLPARRFYALRHADRYNSRAAQALLALVREPEAAPEEAPAAPVSRPRPRARR; translated from the coding sequence ATGACGCTGGAGCAACTGAAGGTCTTCGTCGCCGTCGCCCGCGCGCTCCACATGACCCGCGCCGCCGAAACTCTGAACATGACCCAGTCGGCCGTCAGTGCCTCTGTCGCGGCCCTTGAGGCCTCCTGCGGGGTCGCCCTCTTCCATCGCGTCGGACGCCGCATCGAGCTGACCGAGGCGGGCCGCGTCTTCGTGCCCGAAGCCGAGGCCGTGCTGGCCCGCGCCGGCGCGGCGGAGACCATCCTTGCCGATCTGTCCGGCCTCAGGCGCGGCCGGCTGTCCATCCACGCCAGCCAGACCATCGCCAATTACTGGCTTGGCCCGCTGCTCAACCGCTTCCACAAGCTTTATCCCGACATCGCGCTGGAAGTGGTGATCGGCAACACCGCGCAAGTGGCGTCGGCGGTGCGGGCCGGGGAGGCGGATCTCGGCTTCGTGGAAGGCGAGGTGGAGGAGGCGCTGCTGGCGCGGGTCACAGTGCCCGGCGACCGGCTGGTGCTGGTGGTGGCGGCCCACGATCCCTGCGCCGACCTCAAGGCCCTAACCCCGGCCGACCTCCTCGACATGAACTTCGTGCTGCGCGAGCCGGGCTCGGGCACGCGGCAGGTGTTCGAGGATGCCCTGCGTGTATCGGGGGTCGATCCGTCCCGGCTGAAGGTGGTGCTGGAATTGCCGTCCAACGAGGCGGTGGTGAGCGCGGTCGCCGCCGGGGCCGGAGCGACGGTGATTTCCGATCTCGTCACCGCCTCAGGCCTCGCCATGGGCACGCTGAAGCAGCTGCCGCTGACCTTGCCGGCCCGGCGGTTCTACGCCCTGCGCCACGCCGACCGCTACAATTCGCGGGCGGCACAGGCGCTGCTGGCGCTGGTGCGCGAGCCGGAGGCGGCGCCCGAGGAGGCCCCGGCCGCGCCGGTCAGCCGCCCGCGGCCTCGAGCTCGGCGCTGA
- a CDS encoding YeiH family protein produces the protein MTDKHLTDPALIPPVPLPAPASGGPLVTAFGGILPGVAYTVVIAAAAYAIRQVPGMGLVSPLIIAIVIGMALHNIFGTAAIIKPGVKFALRRILRFAIVLLGLQLTFEQVRSVGVVGFSIVAFTLFATFFVTRWLGRAMGVDRQLSELIAAGTAICGASAVIATNTVTRGSDEDVAYAVACVTIFGSLSMLLMPALIPFTGFDAHAFGLWTGASIHEVAQVVAAAFQGGQQAGEFGTVAKLSRVMLLAPLVIGLGAAAVMRARGDKSAGHASPPMPWFVFGFIAMVMVASSGYVPPEVKMPVATTTTFLLAVALGAMGLETDMRKLRLKGIKPLLLGAAAWLFISVLSFILIKSFM, from the coding sequence ATGACCGACAAGCACCTGACCGATCCCGCGCTCATTCCCCCCGTTCCCCTGCCTGCCCCCGCATCGGGTGGCCCGCTGGTGACGGCCTTCGGCGGCATCCTGCCGGGCGTCGCCTACACGGTGGTGATCGCGGCGGCGGCCTACGCCATCCGCCAGGTTCCGGGCATGGGGCTCGTCAGCCCGCTCATCATCGCCATCGTCATCGGCATGGCGCTGCACAACATCTTCGGCACGGCGGCCATCATCAAGCCCGGCGTGAAGTTCGCGCTCCGGCGCATCCTGCGCTTCGCCATCGTGCTTTTGGGCCTCCAGCTCACCTTCGAGCAGGTGCGCTCGGTGGGCGTGGTGGGTTTCTCCATCGTCGCCTTCACCCTGTTCGCCACCTTCTTCGTCACCCGCTGGCTCGGCCGCGCCATGGGGGTGGACCGGCAGCTCTCGGAGCTGATCGCCGCCGGCACGGCCATCTGCGGCGCCTCGGCGGTCATCGCCACCAATACGGTGACGCGCGGCTCGGACGAGGACGTGGCCTATGCGGTGGCCTGCGTCACCATCTTCGGCTCGCTCTCCATGCTGCTGATGCCGGCGCTGATCCCGTTCACCGGCTTCGACGCCCATGCCTTCGGCCTGTGGACCGGCGCCTCCATCCATGAGGTGGCGCAGGTGGTTGCGGCGGCCTTCCAGGGCGGCCAGCAGGCCGGCGAGTTCGGCACGGTGGCGAAGCTCTCGCGGGTGATGCTGCTGGCCCCCCTCGTCATCGGCCTTGGGGCTGCGGCGGTGATGCGGGCGCGCGGCGACAAGTCGGCCGGACATGCGAGCCCCCCCATGCCGTGGTTCGTGTTCGGCTTCATCGCCATGGTGATGGTGGCCTCCAGCGGCTACGTGCCCCCCGAAGTGAAGATGCCGGTGGCCACCACCACCACCTTCCTTCTCGCCGTTGCGCTGGGCGCCATGGGTCTGGAGACGGACATGCGCAAGCTGCGCCTCAAGGGCATCAAGCCCCTCCTGCTCGGCGCTGCCGCCTGGCTGTTCATCTCGGTGCTTAGCTTCATCCTCATCAAATCCTTCATGTGA
- a CDS encoding SH3 domain-containing protein, which translates to MLAGVLAAGAAAAAQPAVAVTNVNLRAGPSTSFPTVVTVPAGAALQTYGCLADYSWCDVALGNVRGWMAAQYIKVVPSAGASPVVMTAAVAAGLGIAAVAFNQSYWNTHYVGRPWYGQWNRYYGPYARGPVGHVGATSCRNGVCRHVDATRGPAGNTVVRRGVVVR; encoded by the coding sequence ATGCTGGCCGGCGTCCTCGCCGCCGGAGCCGCCGCGGCGGCCCAGCCGGCGGTGGCGGTGACGAATGTGAACCTTCGGGCAGGGCCGAGCACCAGCTTCCCCACCGTCGTCACGGTGCCGGCCGGCGCGGCGCTGCAAACCTACGGCTGCCTTGCGGACTATTCCTGGTGCGATGTTGCGCTCGGCAACGTGCGCGGCTGGATGGCGGCGCAATACATCAAGGTCGTGCCCTCCGCCGGCGCCTCGCCGGTGGTGATGACGGCGGCGGTGGCGGCGGGCCTCGGCATCGCGGCGGTGGCGTTCAACCAGTCGTACTGGAACACCCATTATGTGGGTCGCCCCTGGTACGGCCAGTGGAACCGCTATTACGGCCCCTATGCGCGCGGCCCTGTCGGCCATGTAGGCGCCACCAGCTGCCGCAATGGCGTCTGCCGTCATGTGGACGCGACGCGCGGCCCGGCTGGCAACACGGTGGTGCGCCGGGGCGTGGTGGTGCGTTGA
- a CDS encoding ferredoxin--NADP reductase produces the protein MSNLNTETVLEVRHWTDRLFSFTATRDSAFRFKSGQFTMIGLDVNDKPLLRAYSLACAPHEEQLEFFSIKVPDGPLTSRLQMLQPGDPVLVGRRPTGTLLLDNLKPGKRLYLLATGTGLAPFVSIAKDPEAYERFEHIILVHGCREVAELAYGEQVVADLKAHDFLGEYAQTQLLHYPTVTREPFRNRGRVTDLMESGQLFADLGLPDLDAEHDRVMLCGSPQMIADTKALLESRDFAEGAGNRPETYVVEKAFAER, from the coding sequence ATGAGCAATTTGAACACCGAGACCGTGCTCGAGGTCCGCCACTGGACCGACCGCCTCTTCTCCTTCACCGCCACCCGCGACAGCGCCTTCCGCTTCAAGAGCGGCCAGTTCACGATGATCGGCCTCGACGTGAACGACAAGCCGCTGCTGCGCGCCTATTCGCTCGCCTGTGCGCCGCACGAGGAGCAGCTGGAATTCTTCTCCATCAAGGTGCCGGACGGCCCGCTCACCTCGCGTCTCCAGATGCTGCAGCCGGGCGATCCCGTCCTCGTCGGCCGCCGGCCCACGGGCACGCTGCTGCTGGACAATCTCAAGCCCGGCAAGCGCCTTTATCTGCTCGCCACCGGCACCGGCCTCGCGCCCTTCGTGTCCATCGCCAAGGACCCGGAGGCCTATGAGCGTTTCGAGCACATCATACTCGTCCATGGCTGCCGCGAGGTGGCGGAACTCGCCTACGGCGAGCAGGTGGTGGCGGACCTGAAGGCCCACGACTTCCTCGGCGAATATGCGCAGACGCAGCTGCTGCATTATCCGACCGTCACCCGCGAGCCGTTCCGCAACCGCGGCCGCGTCACTGACCTCATGGAGAGCGGCCAGCTCTTCGCCGACCTCGGCCTGCCGGACCTCGACGCCGAGCACGACCGGGTGATGCTGTGCGGCTCACCGCAGATGATCGCCGATACCAAGGCGCTGCTCGAATCCCGCGATTTCGCGGAGGGCGCGGGCAATCGGCCGGAGACCTATGTGGTGGAGAAGGCCTTCGCCGAGCGCTGA
- the fdxA gene encoding ferredoxin FdxA: MAYVVTDKCIRCKFMDCVAVCPVDCFYEGENMLVIKPDECIDCGVCEPECPAAAISADSDPAAAPWIALNAEYAALWPNIAEKKEPPADAAQWMNVDGKFESVFSPAPADA, encoded by the coding sequence ATGGCCTACGTCGTCACCGACAAGTGCATCCGCTGCAAATTCATGGATTGCGTCGCCGTCTGCCCGGTGGACTGCTTCTATGAGGGCGAGAACATGCTCGTCATCAAGCCGGACGAGTGCATCGACTGCGGCGTCTGCGAGCCGGAATGCCCGGCCGCCGCCATCTCCGCCGACAGCGATCCGGCCGCCGCGCCGTGGATCGCGCTCAACGCCGAATATGCGGCCCTGTGGCCCAACATCGCCGAGAAGAAGGAGCCGCCGGCGGATGCCGCGCAGTGGATGAACGTGGACGGCAAGTTCGAAAGCGTCTTCTCCCCGGCGCCGGCTGACGCGTGA
- a CDS encoding ABC transporter ATP-binding protein codes for MAIPATPPVRTGLIEVTDFNLAYDTIDGAVIAVRDADLVVNPGEFVSIIGPSGCGKSTFLNAVAGFLKPTSGMVTVDGEPVKGPSADRGMVFQQYSLFPWKTVRENVEFGLKMRGMGKSERAVAARTLLGLAGLSAFEDHYPDRLSGGMKQRVGIVRALATGPKVLLLDEPFGALDAQTRVIMQQILTNLWQRLGISVLFVTHDIDEAIFLSDRIYVMTARPGTIKAEVTVPLPRPRDAALQLTPEFVQLRAELGALIREESLKAMGGELNEDALKGLAVNLNGASLAEVV; via the coding sequence ATGGCGATCCCCGCGACCCCGCCGGTGAGGACCGGCCTCATCGAGGTCACCGACTTCAACCTCGCCTATGACACCATCGACGGCGCCGTCATCGCGGTGCGCGATGCGGATCTGGTGGTGAACCCCGGCGAGTTCGTCTCCATCATCGGACCTTCGGGCTGCGGCAAGTCCACCTTCCTCAATGCGGTGGCCGGCTTCCTCAAGCCCACATCAGGCATGGTCACGGTGGACGGCGAGCCGGTGAAGGGGCCCTCCGCCGACCGGGGCATGGTTTTCCAGCAGTATTCGCTGTTCCCCTGGAAGACGGTGCGGGAGAACGTGGAGTTCGGCCTCAAAATGCGCGGCATGGGCAAATCCGAGCGGGCGGTCGCCGCGCGGACCCTGCTCGGCCTTGCCGGCCTGTCCGCGTTCGAGGACCATTATCCCGATCGCCTCTCCGGCGGCATGAAGCAGCGCGTGGGCATCGTCCGGGCGCTCGCCACCGGGCCGAAGGTGCTGCTGCTCGACGAGCCGTTCGGTGCGCTCGACGCGCAGACGCGGGTCATCATGCAGCAGATCCTCACCAACCTCTGGCAGCGGCTGGGCATCTCGGTGCTGTTCGTGACGCACGACATCGACGAGGCGATCTTCCTCTCCGACCGCATCTACGTGATGACCGCCCGCCCCGGCACCATCAAGGCCGAGGTGACGGTGCCCCTGCCACGCCCGCGCGACGCCGCCCTTCAGCTGACGCCGGAATTCGTGCAGCTTCGGGCCGAACTCGGCGCGCTTATCCGCGAGGAGAGCCTCAAGGCCATGGGTGGCGAGCTGAACGAGGACGCGCTGAAGGGTCTGGCAGTGAACCTCAATGGGGCGAGCCTCGCCGAGGTCGTGTGA
- a CDS encoding ABC transporter permease, with protein MPAPDRSVAGRARRWLKLNAGTIRATLLGALAIGLFILAWHVVTVNRMSFYVRFINVPSPEQVLESARAAFSTGAFLNHIFISCRRIFIGFALAALVAVPLGLLMGRFQLLKEFVFPVSEVLRPIPAIAWVPMSIMLWPTNEESIVFITFLGSFFPILINTLHGMANVDEVLVRAARCLGATERATFREVYFPAVLPQVFTGLTVGMGVAWVSLIAAEMISGQFGIGYFTWEAYSLVQYPDIALGMITIGVLGLASSFLIRIAGRAVTPWSRAK; from the coding sequence ATGCCGGCGCCGGACCGGTCCGTCGCGGGGCGCGCGCGGCGCTGGCTCAAGCTCAATGCCGGTACCATCCGCGCGACGCTGCTCGGGGCGCTGGCCATCGGCCTGTTCATCCTCGCCTGGCATGTGGTGACGGTGAACCGCATGTCCTTCTATGTGCGGTTCATCAACGTGCCCTCGCCCGAGCAGGTGCTGGAGAGCGCGCGCGCGGCCTTTTCCACCGGCGCCTTCCTCAACCACATCTTCATTTCCTGCCGGCGCATCTTCATCGGCTTCGCGCTCGCCGCTTTGGTGGCGGTGCCGCTGGGCCTGCTGATGGGGCGCTTCCAGTTGCTGAAGGAGTTCGTCTTTCCTGTCTCGGAAGTGCTGCGGCCCATCCCGGCCATCGCCTGGGTGCCCATGTCCATCATGCTGTGGCCGACCAACGAGGAAAGCATCGTCTTCATCACCTTCCTCGGCTCCTTCTTCCCCATCCTCATCAACACGCTGCATGGCATGGCCAATGTGGACGAGGTGCTGGTGCGCGCCGCCCGCTGCCTCGGCGCCACCGAGCGGGCGACCTTCCGCGAGGTCTATTTCCCCGCCGTGCTGCCGCAGGTGTTCACCGGCCTCACCGTGGGCATGGGCGTCGCCTGGGTCTCGCTGATCGCGGCGGAGATGATCTCCGGCCAGTTCGGCATCGGCTATTTCACGTGGGAGGCTTACTCGCTGGTGCAGTATCCGGACATCGCGCTGGGCATGATCACCATCGGCGTGCTCGGCCTCGCCTCCTCCTTTCTCATCCGCATCGCGGGCCGGGCGGTGACGCCCTGGTCGCGCGCCAAGTGA
- a CDS encoding ABC transporter substrate-binding protein, protein MNPFRPSILRSIAVALATSCAVLPAAAETITFGIGTQDTTTNTVTTGVVIKELKLLDKYLPKDGKYAGATYNIEWQNFTSGPPVTNGMMADKLQFGGMGDYPLVVNGYTFQSNPQSKSQLIAVAAYNIYGSGNGVVVHKDSPFFELSDLKGKVLSVPFGSAAHGMILKAMQDKNWPADYFKLVSQSPEVGSTNLQEKKIDAHADFVPFAELLPFRGFARKIFDGVETNAPTWHGVVVRTDFAEKYPEVVVAYIKAVIEANDWVRKNPKEAAEKIAKWTGIDKEVVYIFLGPGGIMTMDPTIKPQLVDDAAQDASVLQKLGRMKEFDVKAWVNDSYARQAYKELGLDYEAQLKSLANYEISGDDTFCKTKISEPRKAGEIWVEGEGIKPYSSAACTLGALAELNAAGKKVNMTYLFDSSRGIKLFATDAFYAVSTKDGKTEIQPFMLKADAEAAAAKGGGKVLPLADALKAASAARG, encoded by the coding sequence ATGAACCCGTTTCGACCCAGCATTCTTCGCAGCATTGCCGTTGCCCTCGCCACATCGTGCGCCGTTCTCCCGGCGGCGGCGGAGACCATCACCTTCGGCATCGGCACGCAGGATACGACGACCAACACGGTGACCACCGGCGTCGTCATCAAGGAGCTGAAGCTTCTGGACAAGTACCTGCCGAAGGACGGCAAGTACGCCGGCGCCACCTACAACATCGAGTGGCAGAACTTCACCTCCGGCCCGCCCGTCACAAATGGCATGATGGCCGACAAGCTCCAGTTTGGCGGCATGGGTGATTATCCGCTGGTGGTGAACGGCTACACCTTCCAGTCCAATCCGCAGTCCAAGTCCCAGCTCATCGCGGTGGCCGCCTACAACATCTACGGCTCCGGCAATGGCGTGGTGGTGCACAAGGACTCGCCCTTTTTCGAACTGAGCGATCTGAAGGGCAAGGTGCTCAGCGTGCCGTTCGGCTCCGCCGCCCACGGCATGATCCTCAAGGCCATGCAGGACAAGAACTGGCCGGCCGACTACTTCAAGCTGGTCAGCCAGTCGCCGGAGGTGGGCTCCACCAACCTCCAGGAAAAGAAGATCGACGCCCACGCCGATTTCGTGCCCTTCGCCGAGCTGCTGCCGTTCCGCGGCTTCGCCCGCAAGATTTTCGATGGCGTCGAGACGAATGCCCCCACCTGGCACGGCGTGGTGGTGCGCACCGACTTCGCCGAGAAGTATCCGGAAGTCGTGGTCGCCTATATCAAGGCGGTCATCGAGGCCAATGACTGGGTCCGCAAGAACCCGAAGGAAGCCGCCGAGAAGATCGCCAAGTGGACCGGCATCGACAAGGAAGTCGTCTACATCTTCCTCGGCCCGGGCGGCATCATGACCATGGACCCCACCATCAAGCCCCAGCTGGTCGATGACGCCGCGCAGGACGCGAGCGTGTTGCAGAAGCTCGGCCGCATGAAGGAATTCGACGTCAAGGCCTGGGTCAACGACAGCTACGCCCGCCAAGCCTACAAGGAGTTGGGGCTCGATTACGAGGCGCAGCTGAAGAGCCTTGCCAATTACGAGATCTCCGGCGACGACACCTTCTGCAAGACCAAGATTTCCGAACCCCGCAAGGCCGGCGAGATCTGGGTGGAAGGCGAGGGCATCAAGCCTTATTCCAGCGCTGCCTGCACCCTGGGCGCCCTCGCGGAGCTGAATGCCGCCGGCAAGAAGGTCAACATGACCTATCTGTTCGACTCCTCTCGCGGTATCAAGCTGTTCGCGACGGATGCCTTCTATGCGGTCTCCACCAAGGACGGGAAGACCGAGATCCAGCCCTTCATGCTGAAGGCCGATGCGGAAGCGGCGGCGGCCAAGGGCGGCGGCAAGGTGCTGCCCTTGGCCGATGCGCTGAAGGCCGCGTCCGCGGCCCGCGGGTGA
- a CDS encoding Crp/Fnr family transcriptional regulator: protein MQPAPLHAQSAPPASPLLAGSNPAQALLLTENAALTNGPPLLFQRLTAKEREEVLREGQKRVVYRGKMLFSQGTPHDGIFLIESGRIRVFYIAPSGREITLAYWSAGNFVGGPELFGQGQHVWSGVAATNSVVVHLSGKTLRRLIAQVPAFAIGLIEGLTFKGKCYSALAQMLGTRSVTERLAHLLIHLADTYGVKEDGAIAIGSAFTHADLAHMVGATRQWVTISLKRLQEQGVLRAEKAKIVVYDLEALHVMRGDR, encoded by the coding sequence ATGCAGCCCGCCCCCCTGCACGCCCAATCCGCGCCCCCCGCGTCCCCGCTTCTGGCTGGGTCCAACCCCGCGCAGGCGCTGCTGCTCACCGAGAACGCCGCCCTCACAAACGGCCCGCCCCTCCTCTTCCAGCGACTCACCGCCAAGGAGCGCGAGGAGGTGCTGCGCGAGGGCCAGAAGCGCGTCGTCTATCGCGGCAAGATGCTGTTCTCCCAAGGCACGCCGCACGATGGCATCTTCCTCATCGAGAGTGGCCGCATACGTGTTTTCTACATCGCGCCTTCGGGCCGGGAGATCACGCTGGCCTACTGGAGCGCGGGTAATTTCGTCGGCGGGCCGGAGCTGTTCGGGCAGGGGCAGCACGTATGGTCCGGCGTCGCGGCGACCAACAGCGTGGTGGTCCATCTCTCGGGCAAAACCCTGCGCCGGCTGATTGCCCAGGTGCCGGCTTTCGCCATCGGCCTCATCGAAGGGCTCACCTTCAAGGGCAAATGCTACTCGGCCCTTGCCCAGATGCTGGGCACGCGGTCCGTCACCGAGCGGCTCGCTCATCTGCTCATCCACCTCGCCGACACCTATGGCGTGAAGGAGGACGGTGCCATCGCCATCGGCTCGGCCTTCACCCACGCGGACCTCGCCCACATGGTCGGGGCCACCCGTCAATGGGTCACCATCAGCCTCAAGCGTTTGCAGGAGCAGGGGGTTCTCAGGGCGGAGAAGGCCAAGATCGTGGTCTACGACCTCGAGGCCCTCCACGTCATGCGGGGCGACCGGTAA
- a CDS encoding nucleoside deaminase, which yields MREAIALAAQSDFPFGAVIARGGTILSRGPNLGRQLNDPTAHAEMVAIRRFLAARPAEELKGATIYATAEPCPMCMGAILWCGLSRVVFGASLEEVAAKYGRQSQIGLPALDVARRMADAAPFLKVEITGGVLGSEALAIFDNKLKR from the coding sequence ATGCGCGAGGCCATCGCCCTGGCCGCTCAGTCGGACTTCCCTTTCGGGGCGGTGATCGCACGGGGCGGGACAATTCTGTCCCGTGGCCCCAATCTCGGCCGGCAGCTGAACGACCCCACCGCCCATGCCGAGATGGTCGCCATTCGCCGCTTCCTCGCCGCGCGGCCCGCCGAAGAATTGAAGGGGGCGACGATCTACGCCACGGCCGAGCCGTGCCCCATGTGCATGGGCGCGATTCTGTGGTGCGGCCTTTCTCGCGTGGTCTTCGGCGCATCGCTGGAGGAGGTTGCGGCGAAATACGGCCGCCAATCGCAGATCGGGCTCCCTGCCCTCGACGTTGCGCGGAGGATGGCCGATGCGGCGCCGTTCCTGAAGGTGGAGATCACCGGGGGCGTGCTGGGGTCCGAAGCGCTGGCGATCTTCGATAATAAACTAAAACGATAG
- a CDS encoding F0F1 ATP synthase subunit epsilon, whose protein sequence is MATLPFELVSPERLVFSGAVTEVIVPGAEGEFGVLAGHAPFIGMLKPGILTIKADGGAKRYFVRGGFAEVNPAGLTILAEEAKPVEELDLGALAQQIQDAREDANDATGDDAKQRAARHLADLQQVYEALERDRSGATTH, encoded by the coding sequence ATGGCGACCTTACCTTTTGAGCTGGTCTCCCCCGAGCGCCTCGTCTTTTCCGGCGCCGTGACCGAGGTGATCGTGCCGGGCGCGGAAGGCGAGTTCGGCGTTCTGGCCGGCCATGCGCCCTTCATCGGCATGCTCAAGCCCGGCATCCTCACCATCAAGGCCGACGGCGGCGCCAAGCGCTATTTCGTCCGCGGCGGCTTCGCCGAGGTGAACCCGGCTGGACTCACCATCCTCGCCGAAGAGGCGAAACCGGTCGAGGAGCTTGATCTCGGTGCCCTCGCCCAGCAGATCCAGGACGCCCGCGAGGACGCGAACGACGCCACCGGCGACGACGCCAAGCAGCGTGCGGCCCGCCATCTCGCCGACCTGCAGCAGGTCTACGAGGCGCTGGAGCGCGACCGAAGCGGCGCCACGACGCACTGA
- the atpD gene encoding F0F1 ATP synthase subunit beta, which translates to MANPTGRITQVIGAVVDVQFDGHLPEILNALETTNHGNRLVLEVAQHLGENTVRTIAMDATEGLVRGQPVADTGAPIQVPVGEATLGRIMNVIGEPVDELGPVIGDGKRAIHQPAPSYADQSTEAEILVTGIKVVDLLAPYSKGGKIGLFGGAGVGKTVLIMELINNIAKAHGGYSVFAGVGERTREGNDLYHEMIESKVNVDPHEHNGSAAGSKCALVYGQMNEPPGARARVALTGLTVAEHFRDQGQDVLFFVDNIFRFTQAGSEVSALLGRIPSAVGYQPTLATDMGALQERITTTTKGSITSVQAIYVPADDLTDPAPAASFAHLDATTVLSRSIAEKGIYPAVDPLDSTSRILSPLVIGEEHYNVARQVQQTLQRYKALQDIIAILGMDELSEEDKLTVARARKIERFLSQPFHVAEVFTGSPGKLVDLKDTISGFKGLVEGKYDYLPEQAFYMVGSIDEAIEKGKKLAAEAA; encoded by the coding sequence ATGGCGAATCCCACCGGACGCATTACCCAGGTCATCGGCGCCGTTGTCGACGTGCAGTTCGACGGCCATCTGCCGGAAATCCTGAACGCGCTCGAGACCACCAACCACGGCAACCGCCTGGTGCTCGAAGTCGCCCAGCATCTCGGCGAGAACACCGTCCGCACCATCGCGATGGATGCCACTGAGGGCCTCGTGCGCGGCCAGCCGGTCGCAGACACCGGCGCGCCGATCCAGGTGCCCGTGGGCGAGGCCACCCTCGGCCGCATCATGAACGTGATCGGCGAGCCGGTGGACGAGCTCGGCCCGGTGATCGGCGACGGCAAGCGCGCCATCCACCAGCCCGCCCCGTCCTACGCGGACCAGTCGACCGAGGCGGAAATCCTCGTCACCGGCATCAAGGTGGTGGACCTGCTCGCGCCCTATTCCAAGGGCGGCAAGATCGGCCTGTTCGGCGGCGCCGGCGTGGGCAAGACCGTGCTCATCATGGAGCTCATCAACAATATCGCGAAGGCGCACGGCGGTTATTCCGTGTTCGCCGGCGTGGGTGAGCGCACCCGTGAAGGCAACGATCTCTATCACGAGATGATCGAGTCCAAGGTGAACGTGGATCCCCACGAGCACAACGGCTCTGCCGCCGGCTCCAAGTGCGCCCTCGTGTACGGCCAGATGAACGAGCCTCCGGGCGCCCGCGCCCGCGTCGCGCTCACCGGCCTCACCGTCGCCGAGCACTTCCGTGACCAGGGCCAGGACGTGCTGTTCTTCGTGGACAACATCTTCCGCTTCACCCAGGCCGGCTCGGAAGTGTCGGCGCTGCTCGGCCGCATTCCCTCGGCGGTGGGCTACCAGCCGACGCTGGCCACCGACATGGGCGCGCTGCAGGAGCGCATCACCACCACCACCAAGGGCTCGATCACCTCGGTGCAGGCCATCTACGTGCCGGCCGACGACCTGACCGACCCGGCGCCCGCCGCCTCCTTCGCCCATCTCGACGCGACGACCGTGCTCTCGCGCTCCATCGCCGAGAAGGGCATCTACCCGGCGGTGGACCCGCTGGACTCCACCTCGCGCATCCTCTCCCCGCTGGTCATCGGCGAGGAGCACTACAACGTGGCGCGTCAGGTGCAGCAGACCCTCCAGCGCTACAAGGCGCTGCAGGACATCATCGCGATCCTGGGCATGGACGAGCTCTCCGAAGAGGACAAGCTCACCGTGGCCCGCGCCCGCAAGATCGAGCGCTTCCTCTCGCAGCCCTTCCACGTCGCGGAAGTGTTCACCGGCTCCCCGGGCAAGCTCGTGGACCTGAAGGACACCATCTCCGGCTTCAAGGGCCTGGTGGAAGGCAAGTACGACTACCTGCCCGAGCAGGCCTTCTACATGGTCGGCTCCATCGACGAAGCCATCGAAAAGGGCAAGAAGCTGGCCGCCGAGGCGGCCTGA